A genomic window from Gossypium hirsutum isolate 1008001.06 chromosome D12, Gossypium_hirsutum_v2.1, whole genome shotgun sequence includes:
- the LOC107911158 gene encoding E3 ubiquitin-protein ligase ZNF598, protein MDDSCAVCADNLEWVSYGACGHRDVCSTCVSRLRFICNDRRCCICKTESNVIFVTKALGDYTRMINDFSVLPSDVREGRVGSYWYHEDTQAFFDDVDHYRMIKAMCRLSCSVCDKMDEQSNDGAKRRGKFRNIEQLKGHLFHKHRLVMCSLCLEGRKVFICEQKLYTRAQLHQHINTGDSEVDGTESERGGFMGHPMCEFCKTPFYGDNELYSHMSTEHYTCHICQRQHPGQYEYYKNYDDLEIHFRRDHYLCEDEACLAKKFIVFQSEAELKRHNTIEHGGRMSRAQRSAALQIPTSFRYRRSNEENRRGRGRTFRREASDNDYQLSMAIEASLGMASDPPASSTAQAVSNHRDTNDIDPLVQPFESLSTTDAESSSRYLQALGTGSRGGPLQESSFPPLPVAPSTCQQKSQHSSGLPNNTMAAYLRRQKNGNKNALSSAQAWPATSLRTGQASSISSQVRPVANVAAVTSLGNGSGNGNRVAQLGYASSTQAQAQAQAQAQAQAQAQAQAQAQAQARPTTADILMSSGSRTSSGSTSRISHSSSAPNLSDGGYSEPSASDFPPVSAAQRHKQSSSSQVLTNVEDVRTANKSLVEKMRAALDYDEEKYTAFKEVSGQYRQGLIGTDRYLDYVHQHGLSHLVLELARLLPDVQKQKELIDTYNASLQSNGLQENGGGAQGSVLWKEKDASKKGKGKGKSVDTAGSNSKDVLADSILSTVRQLQSSYKPTEEIMEVLSKDGYRRSKGKAKVMVEEQLVQLNSSNQPSIRIGCQNESLPVKAGSGDGGGGSKQRKKTSKFHRVRLGDGSMASLLDLKNSEPDPEPEPLDNKFDSSQNSTGALPVRGVWKKGGSKKLFL, encoded by the exons ATGGACGACAGCTGTGCGGTTTGTGCTGACAATTTGGAATGGGTTTCCTATGGCGCCTGTGGTCATCGGGACGTCTGCTCCACGTGCGTCTCTCGTCTCCGATTCATCTGCAACGATCGACGCTGCTGCATCTGTAAAACTGAATCCAACGTCATCTTCGTCACTAAG GCTTTAGGGGATTATACGAGGATGATAAATGACTTCTCTGTATTGCCATCTGATGTAAGAGAAGGACGGGTGGGTTCTTATTGGTACCATGAGGATACACAGGCCTTTTTCGATGATGTTGATCACTACAGGATGATCAAGGCAATGTGCAGGCTTTCGTGCAGTGTATGTGACAAGATGGATGAGCAGTCCAATGATGGGGCGAAGCGGCGAGGGAAGTTTAGGAACATTGAACAGCTGAAAGGTCATTTGTTTCATAAACATAGATTGGTTATGTGCAGCCTGTGTTTGGAGGGTCGAAAG GTGTTTATTTGTGAACAAAAGCTATATACTAGAGCACAGTTACATCAACATATAAACACAGGTGACTCTGAGGTGGACGGAACTGAGAGTGAGAGAGGTGGCTTCATGGGGCATCCTATGTGTGAATTCTGCAAGACCCCATTTTATGGGGATAATGAATTATATTCACACATGTCCACGGAgcactatacatgtcatatatgcCAAAG GCAGCATCCAGGACAATATGAATATTACAAGAATTATGATGACCTTGAG ATTCATTTTCGCCGAGATCATTACCTATGTGAGGATGAGGCTTGCCTTGCCAAAAAGTTCATCGTCTTCCAGTCTGAAGCTGAACTAAAG AGACATAATACCATTGAACATGGAGGTCGCATGTCTCGAGCACAACGTAGTGCTGCTTTACAA ATTCCAACAAGCTTTCGGTATCGTCGAAGTAATGAAGAAAATCGCCGTGGAAGGGGACGAACATTTCGGCGCGAGGCTTCTGATAATGACTATCAACTTTCAATGGCCATTGAGGCAAGTTTGGGAATGGCCAGTGATCCTCCAGCATCATCTACAGCACAGGCAGTCTCTAATCATAGAGACACAAATGATATCGATCCGCTTGTTCAGCCTTTTGAGTCATTATCTACAACAGATGCCGAATCATCTTCTAGATATCTTCAAGCTTTGGGGACAGGTTCAAGGGGTGGACCTTTGCAAGAATCTTCTTTTCCTCCTCTCCCTGTGGCTCCCAGCACCTGTCAACAGAAGTCCCAACATAGCTCAGGTTTACCGAATAACACCATGGCAGCTTATCTACGGAGACAGAAGAATGGGAATAAAAATGCTTTGAGTTCAGCTCAAGCTTGGCCAGCAACAAGTCTTAGGACTGGGCAAGCATCAAGTATTTCAAGTCAGGTTAGACCAGTAGCAAATGTTGCAGCTGTAACATCGCTTGGTAATGGTAGTGGTAATGGTAACAGGGTTGCACAGTTGGGCTATGCAAGCTCGACTCAGGCTCAGGCTCAGGCTCAGGCTCAGGCTCAGGCTCAGGCTCAGGCTCAGGCTCAGGCTCAGGCTCAGGCTCAGGCTCGACCCACAACAGCAGATATATTGATGTCATCTGGTTCTCGAACAAGCTCAGGCAGCACAAGTAGGATTAGCCATTCTTCATCAGCTCCAAATCTCAGTGATGGGGGATACTCAGAACCATCTGCTTCTGATTTTCCTCCTGTTTCTGCTGCACAAAGGCACAAGCAATCCTCAAGCAGCCAGGTGCTGACAAATGTGGAAGATGTTCGTACGGCCAACAAATCTTTGGTGGAAAAGATGCGAGCTGCTCTTGATTATGATGAAGAAAAATATACTGCTTTTAAAGAAGTATCTGGACAGTATCGTCAGGGCTTAATAGGCACAGATAGATATTTGGATTATGTACATCAGCATGGCTTGTCACATCTAGTTCTTGAGCTGGCTAGACTCTTGCCTGATGTTCAGAAGCAGAAAGAGCTAATTGACACCTACAATGCTAGTTTACAAAGCAATGGTCTGCAAGAGAATGGTGGTGGGGCCCAGGGCAGTGTGTTGTGGAAGGAGAAGGATGCCTCTaagaaagggaaaggaaaagggaAATCTGTTGATACTGCTGGCAGTAATTCAAAGGATGTTCTGGCCGATAGTATTCTCAGCACTGTCCGCCAATTGCAGTCAAGTTATAAGCCTACTGAAGAAATTATGGAAGTGCTATCAAAGGATGGTTACCGTCGTTCCAAAGGTAAAGCAAAGGTGATGGTGGAGGAGCAGCTGGTGCAACTCAATTCAAGCAATCAGCCATCAATAAGAATTGGGTGCCAAAATGAGTCCTTACCAGTGAAAGCTGGATCAGGGGATGGGGGTGGTGGTAGCAAGCAGCGAAAAAAAACCTCAAAGTTCCACCGAGTTCGGCTTGGTGATGGTTCAATGGCATCACTACTGGATCTCAAAAATTCTGAGCCAGACCCTGAACCTGAACCATTAGATAACAAGTTTGATAGTAGCCAAAACTCAACTGGAGCACTGCCTGTACGGGGGGTATGGAAGAAGGGAGGAAGTAAAAAGCTCTTTTTATAA